One stretch of Clavibacter californiensis DNA includes these proteins:
- a CDS encoding uroporphyrinogen-III synthase yields MTSTDQKPLKGWRVLVPRGGPWGDGVAYDLRAQGATPVVAPMINFAATQDAQALDSALADLAAGSFDWLTVTSATTVDVLASHRAVVPEGTRIAAVGETTAAALVAAGYTVDFVPSIDSSATALLEEWTEMAAGSPRRRVLTLRSEIAKPTLTDGLIARGHDVRSVVAYRTVGVPVSDRIRQDVSSGRVRAILVTSGSVAEQVHEQLGDVPDGVLIACIGPRTAKDARRSGVRVDVVASERSAASLIQSLVEIARHEEPRPDTAGLTGLADLLDRSSTE; encoded by the coding sequence ATGACCTCGACAGACCAGAAGCCCCTGAAGGGCTGGCGCGTCCTCGTGCCCCGCGGCGGACCGTGGGGCGACGGGGTCGCCTACGACCTCCGCGCGCAGGGCGCCACGCCCGTCGTCGCGCCCATGATCAACTTCGCCGCCACGCAGGACGCGCAGGCGCTGGATTCGGCGCTCGCCGACCTGGCCGCGGGATCCTTCGACTGGCTCACCGTGACGAGCGCCACCACGGTCGACGTGCTCGCCTCGCACCGCGCCGTCGTGCCCGAGGGCACGCGCATCGCGGCCGTCGGCGAGACCACGGCCGCCGCGCTCGTCGCCGCCGGCTACACCGTCGACTTCGTGCCCTCCATCGACTCGTCGGCCACCGCGCTCCTCGAGGAGTGGACGGAGATGGCCGCCGGATCCCCGCGGCGCCGCGTGCTCACGCTCCGGTCCGAGATCGCGAAGCCCACGCTCACCGACGGCCTCATCGCGCGCGGCCACGACGTGCGCTCGGTCGTCGCGTACCGCACGGTCGGCGTGCCCGTCAGCGACCGCATCCGCCAGGACGTCTCCTCCGGCCGCGTCCGCGCGATCCTCGTCACCTCGGGCAGCGTCGCGGAGCAGGTGCACGAGCAGCTGGGTGACGTGCCCGACGGCGTCCTCATCGCCTGCATCGGCCCGCGCACCGCGAAGGACGCCCGCCGCTCCGGCGTGCGCGTGGACGTGGTCGCGTCGGAGCGCTCCGCCGCGTCGCTCATCCAGTCCCTGGTCGAGATCGCCCGCCACGAGGAGCCGCGTCCCGACACCGCGGGGCTGACCGGCCTCGCCGACCTCCTCGATCGGAGCAGCACCGAATGA
- the hemL gene encoding glutamate-1-semialdehyde 2,1-aminomutase, protein MTHSQDLFDRARDVIPGGVNSPVRAFGSVGGTPRMMVKAAGPYVTDADGVEYVDLVNSWGPAILGHARPEVVRAVQDAAALGLGFGATTPAETELAELVTERVRVAGVAGSPDRRPIEKLRLVSTGTEATMTAIRLARGFTGRDLLVKFAGHYHGHSDSLLAEAGSGVATLALPGSAGIPEAIAAQTIVVPYNDLGAVRAVFAEHGPRIAAVITEAAAANMGVVPPLPGFTAELARIAHENGSLLISDEVLTGFRVHPAGYWGLDNAGLAADHPDAWTPDLVTYGKVIGGGLPVAALGGRADVMDHLAPLGPVYQAGTLSGNPVAVAAGLTTLRLADDGVYRALDIAADILIYAVELAFDRAGLAYSVQRAGSLFSFTFGTPPEHGITDYATVQAQETWRYPAFFHSMLDQGVSLPPSVFEAWFVSAAMDEASLDRVIRALPAAARAAAAATPPA, encoded by the coding sequence GTGACCCACTCCCAGGACCTCTTCGACCGCGCCCGCGACGTCATCCCCGGGGGAGTGAACTCGCCCGTCCGCGCGTTCGGCTCCGTCGGCGGCACCCCGCGCATGATGGTGAAGGCGGCCGGCCCCTACGTGACCGACGCCGACGGCGTCGAGTACGTCGACCTCGTCAACTCGTGGGGCCCCGCGATCCTCGGCCACGCCCGTCCCGAGGTCGTGCGGGCCGTGCAGGACGCCGCCGCCCTCGGCCTCGGCTTCGGCGCGACGACGCCCGCGGAGACGGAGCTCGCCGAGCTCGTCACCGAGCGCGTGCGGGTCGCGGGCGTCGCCGGATCGCCGGACCGTCGCCCCATCGAGAAGCTCCGCCTCGTGTCCACGGGCACCGAGGCCACCATGACCGCGATCCGCCTGGCGCGCGGGTTCACCGGCCGCGACCTGCTCGTGAAGTTCGCCGGCCACTACCACGGCCACTCCGACAGCCTCCTCGCCGAGGCGGGCTCGGGAGTCGCGACGCTCGCGCTGCCCGGCTCCGCGGGGATCCCCGAGGCCATCGCCGCGCAGACCATCGTCGTGCCCTACAACGACCTCGGCGCCGTGCGGGCCGTGTTCGCCGAGCACGGGCCGCGCATCGCCGCCGTGATCACCGAGGCCGCCGCCGCGAACATGGGCGTCGTGCCGCCGCTGCCCGGCTTCACCGCCGAGCTCGCGCGCATCGCCCACGAGAACGGATCCCTCCTCATCTCCGACGAGGTCCTCACGGGCTTCCGCGTGCACCCGGCCGGCTACTGGGGCCTCGACAACGCGGGGCTCGCAGCCGACCACCCCGACGCCTGGACCCCCGATCTCGTCACGTACGGCAAGGTCATCGGCGGCGGGCTCCCCGTCGCCGCGCTCGGCGGCCGGGCCGATGTGATGGACCATCTCGCGCCCCTCGGCCCCGTCTACCAGGCGGGCACGCTCTCGGGGAACCCGGTCGCGGTCGCGGCGGGCCTCACGACCCTCCGCCTCGCCGACGACGGCGTCTACCGCGCGCTCGACATCGCCGCCGACATCCTGATCTACGCGGTCGAGCTCGCCTTCGACCGCGCCGGCCTCGCCTACTCGGTGCAGCGCGCGGGCAGCCTCTTCAGCTTCACGTTCGGCACGCCGCCCGAGCACGGGATCACCGACTACGCCACGGTGCAGGCGCAGGAGACCTGGCGCTACCCGGCCTTCTTCCACTCCATGCTCGACCAGGGCGTGAGCCTGCCGCCGTCGGTCTTCGAGGCGTGGTTCGTGTCGGCCGCCATGGACGAGGCGTCGCTCGACCGCGTGATCCGCGCCCTCCCGGCTGCCGCCCGCGCCGCCGCCGCGGCGACCCCGCCGGCGTAG
- the hemB gene encoding porphobilinogen synthase, with protein MTSPYYRPRRLRTTPAMRRLTAETRLHAADLVLPMFVREGLTEASPITSMPGVSQHSLDSLRRALVEAAEAGIGGVMLFGVPEVHDAEGSGASDPDGILNVATRVAVEEVGDALVVQTDLCLDEFTDHGHCGVLDAHGVVDNDRTLDRYRAMGLAQAEAGSHLIGLSGMMDGQVGAVREALDDAGHHDVAILAYAAKYASAFYGPFREAVDSQLKGDRRTYQMDNGNRREALREVELDIEEGADIVMVKPAMSYLDILADVAATSSVPVWAYQVSGEHAMIEAAARNGWIDRERAIDESVLGIKRAGADAILTYWAVELAERLARR; from the coding sequence ATGACCTCCCCCTACTACCGCCCGCGCCGCCTCCGCACCACGCCGGCGATGCGCCGGCTCACCGCCGAGACGCGCCTGCACGCCGCCGACCTGGTGCTGCCGATGTTCGTGCGCGAGGGCCTCACGGAGGCGTCGCCCATCACGTCGATGCCCGGCGTCTCCCAGCACTCGCTCGACAGCCTGCGACGCGCGCTCGTCGAGGCGGCCGAGGCGGGCATCGGCGGCGTGATGCTGTTCGGCGTCCCCGAGGTGCACGACGCCGAGGGCTCCGGCGCGAGCGACCCCGACGGCATCCTCAACGTCGCCACGCGCGTCGCGGTCGAGGAGGTCGGCGACGCCCTCGTCGTGCAGACCGACCTCTGCCTCGACGAGTTCACGGACCACGGCCACTGCGGCGTGCTCGACGCGCACGGCGTAGTCGACAACGACCGCACCCTCGACCGCTACCGCGCCATGGGCCTCGCCCAGGCCGAGGCGGGATCCCACCTGATCGGCCTCAGCGGCATGATGGACGGCCAGGTCGGCGCCGTCCGCGAGGCCCTCGACGACGCCGGTCACCACGACGTCGCGATCCTCGCCTACGCAGCCAAGTACGCGAGCGCGTTCTACGGCCCCTTCCGCGAGGCCGTCGACTCCCAGCTGAAGGGCGACCGCCGCACGTACCAGATGGACAACGGCAACCGCCGCGAGGCCCTGCGCGAGGTGGAGCTCGACATCGAGGAGGGCGCCGACATCGTCATGGTGAAGCCCGCCATGAGCTACCTCGACATCCTCGCCGACGTCGCCGCGACGAGCAGCGTCCCCGTCTGGGCGTACCAGGTCTCCGGCGAGCACGCGATGATCGAGGCCGCCGCGCGGAACGGCTGGATCGACCGGGAGCGCGCCATCGACGAGAGCGTCCTCGGCATCAAGCGGGCCGGCGCCGACGCGATCCTCACCTACTGGGCCGTCGAGCTCGCCGAGCGTCTCGCCCGGCGCTGA
- the hemC gene encoding hydroxymethylbilane synthase, which yields MTDGPTTSAPTTTLRIGTRGSALALAQTRAIAAEITDASGLEVELVPVTTHGDTSRESLSSLGGTGVFASALRESLLRGECDLVVHSLKDLPTTPYAGLTVASVPAREDPRDVLCARDGLTLATLPRGARVGTGSPRRRAQILAERPDLDVVDIRGNIDTRLSRVTAGDLDAVVLAAAGLERIGRIDAATEHLELDRWPTAPGQGALALEIRTEDAETHSVVGRAVEAVDDPFTHAAVLAERGVLAALEAGCAAPIGAWATVTSARLALTAVVYRPDGTQRMAASHELDTAGLDLAQLGASASALSGPVSRELLDAGAADLAPLGGTR from the coding sequence GTGACGGACGGTCCCACGACGTCGGCTCCGACGACGACGCTCCGCATCGGGACCAGGGGGAGCGCGCTCGCCCTGGCCCAGACGCGGGCGATCGCCGCGGAGATCACCGACGCGTCGGGACTCGAGGTCGAGCTCGTGCCCGTGACCACGCACGGCGACACGTCGCGCGAGTCCCTGTCGAGCCTCGGCGGCACGGGCGTGTTCGCCAGCGCGCTCCGGGAGTCGCTGCTCCGCGGCGAGTGCGACCTCGTGGTGCACTCGCTCAAGGACCTGCCGACCACGCCGTACGCGGGCCTCACCGTGGCGTCCGTGCCGGCGCGCGAGGATCCGCGCGACGTGCTCTGCGCGCGCGACGGACTCACCCTCGCGACCCTGCCGCGCGGCGCCCGCGTCGGCACCGGATCCCCGCGCCGCCGCGCGCAGATCCTCGCCGAGCGCCCGGACCTCGACGTGGTCGACATCCGCGGCAACATCGACACGCGCCTCTCCCGCGTGACCGCGGGCGACCTCGATGCCGTCGTGCTCGCCGCCGCGGGCCTCGAGCGCATCGGCCGCATCGACGCCGCCACCGAGCACCTCGAGCTCGACCGCTGGCCCACCGCGCCCGGCCAGGGCGCGCTGGCGCTGGAGATCCGCACGGAGGACGCCGAGACGCACTCGGTCGTCGGCCGCGCAGTCGAGGCCGTCGACGACCCGTTCACGCACGCCGCCGTCCTCGCGGAGCGCGGCGTGCTCGCCGCGCTCGAGGCCGGCTGCGCGGCGCCCATCGGCGCCTGGGCGACCGTCACGAGCGCCCGCCTCGCCCTCACCGCCGTGGTCTACCGGCCCGACGGCACGCAGCGCATGGCCGCGAGCCACGAGCTCGACACGGCGGGGCTCGACCTCGCGCAGCTGGGCGCATCCGCCTCCGCGCTCTCGGGGCCCGTGTCCCGCGAGCTCCTCGACGCCGGAGCGGCCGATCTCGCGCCGCTGGGAGGGACCCGATGA